A window of Gambusia affinis linkage group LG03, SWU_Gaff_1.0, whole genome shotgun sequence genomic DNA:
ACCGAAACAACTTGTAAGTAACTTCACAAGTTTGATCTTTTCAGGagtttttccaccttttctcCACCGTCTGTAACCAAAGAAGAgcagaaagtgaggaaatgcatttcaaataacttcaataaatcaaaagaaaaccaGAGGGATAAGTTGTTTTACCTGTTTTAGTGGGAAGAGTGTCTCCTGTCCAAAATCTTGATGAGGTTTCTCACCCACTGGTTTCCTTCAGGGGGAACGACACACAACTTCATGCCTTTCTTATTTAGAAATCTGCAAAACCAGATGgagaaatgttattaaaatccAGCAGAACTTTAAGAAAATAACTGGTAAATCTGAGCAGACACTCACACAGTGGCGCTGATGTCACAACCCGACCCGGCAACCTGAAGCTTGTAGCTCACAATGTTTTTAGGAATCAGACGTTTTTCACTGACGCTCAAGCAGCAATCCATCACAATCTGGGCTGCAagaatacaaaaataacaaaaaatgaatgCTTTTCTAGGAAAAAATGCAGGCAgatttaagaaaatgtgaatttttctcTTACCTGTTGCAACATGGAAGCAGATGATACCCAGGAAGAGCAGAGCTGCAACTTTGGAGGCCATTTCTCTGGAGCGTTTTCTCTTCTTCGGAGAGTTTCTTCAGgagaaagctgctgctgctgtgacaaGACGAGTGAGCTGCAGGTGAATTTATACAGGTGCAAGAGAAAGTGAAAGCTTAAACAGTCCTCATTGACTG
This region includes:
- the LOC122828680 gene encoding C-C motif chemokine 20-like codes for the protein MASKVAALLFLGIICFHVATAQIVMDCCLSVSEKRLIPKNIVSYKLQVAGSGCDISATVFLNKKGMKLCVVPPEGNQWVRNLIKILDRRHSSH